A region from the Candidatus Cloacimonadota bacterium genome encodes:
- a CDS encoding transketolase, which translates to NQTDRIIRWLIDKPGNYVVAMGRSKLPIIKNEEGETFYDMGYGFEYGKADVLREGNKATMFVTGTPVGSAIEAIEHLRESGIFIQLVYVSSPLCIQREVLEKAASQGLIFSVEDHNVHSGLGAVLASRMVEEGLSARLVKIGVEAYAGSGSSKDLYRWAGLDRDSLVQRVQKELAR; encoded by the coding sequence GAACCAAACCGACCGCATCATTCGCTGGCTGATTGACAAGCCCGGAAACTATGTGGTGGCGATGGGTCGCTCCAAACTGCCCATCATCAAAAACGAGGAAGGCGAAACCTTCTACGACATGGGCTACGGCTTTGAATATGGCAAGGCAGACGTCCTCCGCGAGGGCAACAAAGCCACTATGTTTGTGACGGGAACCCCGGTGGGTTCTGCCATCGAAGCGATTGAGCACCTGCGCGAAAGCGGCATTTTCATCCAGTTGGTCTATGTTTCATCCCCGCTCTGCATCCAGCGTGAAGTGCTGGAAAAAGCGGCTTCGCAGGGCCTGATTTTCAGCGTGGAAGACCACAACGTCCACAGCGGCTTGGGCGCGGTCTTGGCAAGCCGGATGGTGGAGGAAGGCCTCAGCGCCCGTCTGGTGAAAATCGGTGTGGAAGCCTATGCCGGCAGTGGTTCATCCAAAGACCTCTACCGCTGGGCTGGTTTGGACCGGGATTCACTGGTGCAGAGGGTGCAAAAAGAACTGGCTCGCTAA